From a region of the Acidobacteriota bacterium genome:
- a CDS encoding patatin-like phospholipase family protein, whose amino-acid sequence MALVLSGGGARGGAHVGVIAALEDEGVPIDFISGSSFGAIVGGLYAVGYSPADLECILGDLDWAYLFDRRPDRRRLSYPNKQRSDRGLFQLKVEERGVSLPAGLQDGQRVSQLLERLTAIPLYQAGNDYDRLRIPFRAIATDLLRGRVRTFRSGPLSTALRASMAVPGIFTPVEHEGTLLVDGGVLDNLPVDAALEWGADIIIAVDVSTPLRSSKDEFGSLVDVLDQTISLHIEADMARSRDKADVVLRPDLTGFTNSSFDRVKEMLPAGRRAVSEQLEALRSLLAEKGIDLPAAKPTPSIHRHDRFDHATFVYAPAQVTVEETEVRGVEPALREEVAEHVQRPSGPVGAADIRRFDESVSRIYGSLLFDSVAFHLQPQPAPSRLLYEVDPASLSKLGVGLRYDREYQFTGAFDFVSRRFKETDFDFFATALVGNVRRFRTGLEGGSVSSGELFFSSSFEFLTFDRLLFQGDDSVGDFQDQRLGWNLSLNRLIGTSGQAALQYRLEQANISRGVGRFAQPSSETLSGLRASFHWDSFDADQLAGRGLRAGVSLEVQDTSLGSDFSYLSMQAGLQHRFTWGPATLGAGGQWRLIDGGAPFYQLVYVGGRGYFDFSGIPFAGLRREESVSKQALVLEALYRHSLRRFRFGLLRSISAQAVYNTGFFATLDSRDLGGPRHGAAFGAALEVQFLGPIQVMLGRAQDSDWTSYFSIGHRF is encoded by the coding sequence GTGGCCTTGGTGCTCAGCGGGGGAGGGGCGCGGGGAGGGGCGCATGTGGGGGTGATCGCGGCCTTGGAAGACGAGGGCGTACCCATTGATTTCATCTCCGGCAGCAGCTTCGGGGCCATCGTGGGCGGACTCTATGCGGTGGGCTATTCGCCTGCCGATCTGGAGTGCATTCTGGGCGACCTGGACTGGGCCTACCTCTTCGACCGGCGTCCCGACCGGCGCCGTCTCTCCTACCCCAACAAGCAGCGCAGCGACCGCGGCCTTTTTCAGCTCAAGGTGGAGGAGCGGGGCGTCAGCTTGCCCGCCGGACTGCAGGACGGTCAGCGGGTCTCCCAACTGCTGGAGCGGCTTACCGCCATTCCCCTCTACCAGGCGGGCAACGATTACGACCGCCTGCGCATCCCTTTCCGCGCCATCGCCACCGATCTGCTGCGAGGACGCGTCCGCACCTTCCGCAGCGGACCCCTCTCCACCGCCCTGCGCGCCAGCATGGCCGTCCCCGGAATCTTCACGCCGGTGGAGCACGAGGGGACTCTGCTGGTGGACGGCGGAGTCCTCGACAACCTGCCCGTCGACGCGGCCCTGGAGTGGGGCGCCGACATCATCATCGCCGTCGACGTCTCGACCCCCCTGCGCAGCTCAAAGGACGAATTCGGATCCCTGGTCGATGTCCTCGATCAGACTATCAGCCTGCATATCGAAGCCGACATGGCGCGCAGCCGCGACAAGGCCGATGTGGTGCTACGACCCGACTTGACCGGCTTCACCAATTCGTCCTTCGACCGCGTCAAGGAAATGTTGCCGGCCGGACGCCGAGCTGTCAGCGAGCAGCTCGAAGCCCTGCGCAGCCTGCTGGCGGAGAAGGGAATCGACCTGCCCGCCGCCAAGCCCACTCCTTCCATCCACCGGCACGACCGCTTCGACCATGCCACCTTCGTCTACGCTCCCGCACAAGTGACGGTTGAAGAGACGGAAGTGCGTGGAGTCGAGCCCGCCTTGCGGGAAGAAGTGGCCGAACACGTCCAGCGCCCCAGCGGACCTGTGGGAGCTGCCGACATCCGCCGCTTCGACGAAAGCGTCTCGCGCATCTACGGGTCGCTGCTGTTCGACTCGGTAGCCTTTCACCTGCAACCTCAACCCGCTCCCAGCCGCCTGCTCTACGAAGTCGATCCGGCGTCCCTCTCCAAGCTGGGCGTGGGGCTGCGCTACGACCGCGAATACCAGTTCACCGGGGCCTTCGATTTCGTCTCGCGACGCTTTAAAGAAACCGACTTCGACTTTTTCGCAACGGCGCTGGTGGGCAACGTGCGCCGCTTCCGCACAGGACTGGAAGGCGGGTCGGTCTCAAGCGGCGAACTGTTCTTCTCGAGCTCTTTCGAATTCCTCACCTTCGACCGGCTGCTCTTCCAGGGAGACGACAGTGTCGGCGACTTTCAGGATCAGCGGCTGGGCTGGAATCTGTCGCTCAATCGACTCATCGGCACTTCAGGCCAAGCCGCTCTGCAGTATCGCCTTGAGCAAGCCAACATCTCGCGGGGCGTCGGACGCTTCGCTCAGCCCTCCTCGGAAACCCTGTCCGGGCTGCGGGCCTCTTTTCACTGGGACAGCTTCGACGCCGACCAGCTTGCCGGCCGGGGACTGCGGGCCGGGGTGTCGCTGGAAGTCCAGGACACCTCGCTGGGTAGCGACTTTTCTTACCTCTCCATGCAGGCCGGGCTGCAGCATCGCTTCACCTGGGGTCCGGCCACCCTGGGAGCCGGCGGGCAATGGCGGCTGATCGACGGCGGAGCTCCCTTTTACCAATTGGTTTACGTGGGCGGACGCGGCTATTTCGATTTCTCGGGAATCCCCTTCGCCGGACTGCGCCGGGAGGAGTCGGTCTCCAAGCAGGCGCTGGTCCTGGAAGCCCTCTATCGCCACAGCCTGCGCCGTTTCCGCTTCGGACTGCTGCGCAGCATCTCGGCCCAAGCCGT